One Oryza glaberrima chromosome 11, OglaRS2, whole genome shotgun sequence genomic region harbors:
- the LOC127755040 gene encoding glycine-rich domain-containing protein 1-like: MDGEQEARWLAAQGVAVGADLVAAALRQLEFLAAVDRRRWLYEGPLLERAIHRYKTCWLPLLAKHTQAAVVDGPLVVPLDCEWIWHCHRLNPVQYLKDCKRLYGRILDNSNVESSIRAESKHQSEKVWAEQYPKEPFELENTSSSENSIYANAGAAEDISYDLVAAVKRQSSFFYQVDTPTMHDQRFLEEALARYKGFLYLIKTNQENKMKLFRVPTYDVDVMWHSHQLHPATYCHDMLKLIGRVLEHDDTDDDRSEGKKLDTGFSGTTEQFENAFGARYWKAGAMYRGNLPSPVTSNPQMFSGEVNGEFSVGKAESQITILETTVIELFLQIVDIKNLPPAIPKENVYIWFTKNQPDMFISDGGRLDISTKTGKSIGASIQCEPTGELILTVLVDRTSSSKKPKKIGKVSISLQEFTWSDSKLSFERWFELKPHDGHASSTPVSVRVAASSTVPVRAQQVLSMVRTEPFSLKSILSPNSVKDQKMSCWTRFVYDCNTELIRLQIRDRKAKNGMVVARELVGVTKSSKKPFKLAEFVDNKWSLSSSNLCITNDMKPSKDGSILELKCDNKMIKLYQGKRLEFQRKCCNNHAEEDASAITAVKFSAEHPYGKAVALLDTKSELIMVKEDWFLLPWIVLSFLSQDINVKDGEKLILIGGAMAQKDAISEPDTAAMATLAETVAAPANCGTCGTACGSNMAGDKVVAAARCKAARCKAVAAGGGGQTESAGCGSGCGGGCGGGCGGGVAKVVEATKAGGGGVGGGHGKSGGCGSGCGGGCGGGGCGAMVVESSKDDVHAKSAGCGSGCGGGCGGGCGGGMVMESSKAGHVKSGGCGSGCGGGCGGGCGGGVAMESSTVGHAKSGGCGSGCGGGCGGMAAKSGGCGGGCGGGGCGGGCGAMLNAST, encoded by the exons atggacggGGAGCAAGAGGCGCGGTGGCTGGCGGCGCAGGgggtcgccgtcggcgccgacctggtcgcggcggcgctccggcagCTGGAGTTCCTCGCGGCGGTGGACCGCCGCCGGTGGCTCTACGAGGGGCCGCTGCTCGAGAGGGCCATCCACAG GTACAAAACATGCTGGCTTCCCCTCCTTGCCAAGCACACTCAGGCTGCTGTTGTAGATGGGCCTTTAGTTGTCCCTCTTGATTGCGAATGGATATGGCACTGCCATCGGCTTAACCCG GTACAATACTTAAAGGACTGCAAGAGATTATATGGCAGAATACTCGACAATAGCAATGTTGAGTCTTCGATTAGAGCAGAATCCAAGCATCAGTCTGAGAAGGTTTGGGCTGAGCAATATCCTAAGGAGCCCTTTGAGCTGGAGAACACAAGCTCTTCTGAGAACTCAATTTATGCAAATGCTGGAGCTGCAGAGGACATATCTTATGATTTGGTCGCAGCTGTTAAAAGACAGTCTTCTTTCTTCTACCAG GTTGACACACCAACTATGCATGATCAGCGATTTCTGGAAGAAGCTTTAGCTCGGTACAAAGGGTTCTTGTACCTGATCAAGACGAATCAGGAGAACAAAATGAAACTCTTCCGCGTGCCAACCTATGATGTGGATGTCATGTGGCACTCTCACCAACTGCATCCTGCAACCTACTGCCATGATATGCTGAAGCTCATTGGACGAGTTCTGGAGCATGATGACACCGATGACGATCGATCTGAAGGAAAGAAGCTCGATACTGGATTTTCAGGGACTACCGAACAGTTTGAGAATGCCTTTGGTGCAAGATACTGGAAGGCTGGTGCTATGTACCGTGGCAACTTGCCGTCTCCTGTGACATCCAATCCTCAGATGTTCAGTGGTGAGGTGAATGGTGAATTTAGTGTTGGCAAAGCTGAGTCGCAAATTACCATTCTTGAAACAACAGTTATAGAG TTATTCTTGCAAATTGTGGACATCAAGAACTTGCCACCTGCAATTCCAAAGGAAAATGTGTACATATGGTTCACAAAGAATCAACCAGATATGTTCATCAGTGATGGTGGCAGGCTGGATATCTCTACAAAAACAGGGAAGTCAATTGGAGCCAGTATCCAATGTGAGCCTACTGGTGAACTCATTCTGACAGTACTGGTTGATCGGACATCATCATCGAAGAAACCCAAAAAGATTGGGAAGGTTTCTATCTCTCTTCAAGAGTTTACATGGTCTGATTCCAAGCTCTCCTTCGAGAGGTGGTTTGAATTGAAACCTCATGACGGGCATGCCAGTTCAACTCCTGTCAGTGTTCGTGTTGCCGCCTCTTCCACTGTCCCAGTGAGAGCTCAGCAGGTGCTAAGCATGGTCAGGACAGAACCCTTCTCTCTTAAGAGTATTCTGTCGCCAAATTCCGTCAAGGATCAAAAGATGAGCTGCTGGACTCGCTTTGTGTACGATTGCAACACGGAACTTATCCGTCTTCAGATTAG GGATCGGAAGGCAAAGAATGGCATGGTTGTCGCTCGGGAGTTGGTCGGAGTAACAAAGTCATCAAAGAAACCATTTAAGCTAGCAGAGTTCGTGGACAACAAATGGTCACTGAGCAGCTCTAACTTATGCATCACTAATGACATGAAACCAAGCAAGGATGGCTCTATACTCGAGCTCAAATGTGACAACAAAATG ATCAAACTCTACCAGGGAAAGAGGCTAGAATTTCAACGGAAGTGCTGCAACAATCATGCAGAGGAGGATGCTTCAGCTATTACTGCTGTAAAGTTCTCTGCTGAACATCCATATGGCAAAGCAGTTGCATTGCTTGACACCAAATCTGAGCTGATAATG GTGAAAGAGGATTGGTTTCTGCTTCCATGGATCGTGTTATCCTTCCTGTCCCAAGACATCAATGTCAAAGACGGTGAGAAGCTGATCCTGATCGGTGGCGCCATGGCTCAGAAGGACGCGATCTCTGAACCTGACACTGCTGCCATGGCGACGTTAGCCGAGACAGTGGCTGCTCCTGCTAACTGCGGCACTTGCGGCACGGCGTGCGGCAGCAACATGGCAGGCGACaaggtggtcgccgccgcgagATGCAAGGCCGCGAGATGCAAGGCTgtcgcggcaggcggcggcggtcagacAGAGTCGGCTGGGTGCGGCtcgggatgcggcggcggctgtggcggcggttgtggtggtggtgttgccaAGGTCGTTGAGGCCACcaaggctggcggcggcggcgtcggcggtggccatggcaaGTCCGGTGGATGTGGCTCGGGCTGCGGTggtggctgtggcggcggcgggtgcggcgcCATGGTCGTCGAGAGCTCCAAGGATGATGTCCATGCGAAGTCTGCAGGCTGTGGCtctggctgcggcggcggttgcggtggcggctgtggcggcggcatGGTCATGGAAAGCTCCAAGGCTGGCCATGTCAAgtccggcggctgcggctcaggctgcggcggcggctgcggtggaggctgcggtggcggcgtggccatGGAGA
- the LOC127754230 gene encoding stress enhanced protein 1, chloroplastic-like isoform X2, translating into MAISSVFLRPSLFSSPPAAAAASSPRRHAVLHVTSSKRRPLFSRAATSLTVRCEQTAKPGGGAGAGAADVWLSRLAMVSFSTAVVVEVSTGEGLVANLGVATPAPTLALVVTSLAAGLAVYFIFQAGSRN; encoded by the exons ATGGCGATCTCCTCCGTCTTCCTGCGTCCATCGCTGTTCtcttccccgccggcggcggcggcggcttcctctCCCCGGCGACATG CAGTGCTACACGTCACCTCGAGCAAGAGGAGACCACTCTTCTCAAGGGCGGCGACGTCGCTGACGGTGAGATGCGAGCAGACGGCGAagccaggcggcggcgccggagccggcgccgccgacgtgtGGCTGAGCCGCCTCGCCATGGTCAGcttctccaccgccgtcgtcgtcgaggtctCCACCGGCGAAGGCCTCGTCGCG AACTTGGGCgtggcgacgccggcgccgacgctgGCGCTGGTGGTGACGtcactcgccgccggcctcgccgtctACTTCATCTTCCAGGCCGGCTCCCGCAACTGA
- the LOC127754230 gene encoding stress enhanced protein 1, chloroplastic-like isoform X1 encodes MAISSVFLRPSLFSSPPAAAAASSPRRHAAVLHVTSSKRRPLFSRAATSLTVRCEQTAKPGGGAGAGAADVWLSRLAMVSFSTAVVVEVSTGEGLVANLGVATPAPTLALVVTSLAAGLAVYFIFQAGSRN; translated from the exons ATGGCGATCTCCTCCGTCTTCCTGCGTCCATCGCTGTTCtcttccccgccggcggcggcggcggcttcctctCCCCGGCGACATG CAGCAGTGCTACACGTCACCTCGAGCAAGAGGAGACCACTCTTCTCAAGGGCGGCGACGTCGCTGACGGTGAGATGCGAGCAGACGGCGAagccaggcggcggcgccggagccggcgccgccgacgtgtGGCTGAGCCGCCTCGCCATGGTCAGcttctccaccgccgtcgtcgtcgaggtctCCACCGGCGAAGGCCTCGTCGCG AACTTGGGCgtggcgacgccggcgccgacgctgGCGCTGGTGGTGACGtcactcgccgccggcctcgccgtctACTTCATCTTCCAGGCCGGCTCCCGCAACTGA
- the LOC127755381 gene encoding protein ELF4-LIKE 4-like: MEGDSFSGMANGGQVDNKLIQTFHKSFVQVQSILDQNRMLINEINQNHESRAPDNLTRNVGLIRELNNNIRRVVGLYADLSASFARTMDASSEGDSSGTLRSSDGAGRTGQKRVRPG; encoded by the coding sequence atggaAGGTGATAGCTTCTCAGGGATGGCCAATGGCGGCCAGGTGGACAACAAGCTGATCCAGACATTCCACAAGAGCTTCGTTCAGGTTCAGAGCATCCTGGACCAGAACCGGATGCTCATCAACGAGATCAACCAGAACCACGAGTCCCGGGCGCCGGACAACCTCACCCGGAACGTCGGCCTCATCCGGGAGCTCAACAACAACATCCGCCGTGTCGTCGGCCTCTACGCCGACCTCTCGGCGTCGTTCGCCCGCACGATGGATGCCTCGTCGGAGGGCGATTCGTCAGGGACGCTCCGCTCCTCCGACGGGGCAGGCCGGACCGGCCAGAAGCGTGTCCGGCCCGGCTAG